From Streptomyces sp. NBC_00370, a single genomic window includes:
- a CDS encoding PaaI family thioesterase, protein MSNAPSPGTPAGTSGGSPALTPPADATAPVRHPDAPAPGELLGSHYQHCFGCGDQQPHGLHLQARAGEGVSLTAEFTVGAAHQGAPGLAHGGVLATALDETLGALGWLLRVVAVTGKLQTEYLRPVPVGTVLFLEAEVTAVHGRKIYSTATGRIGGPDGRVAVRADALFVEVKVDHFVSHGRQEEIRAAMADPDQIKRARAFEVNP, encoded by the coding sequence GTGAGTAACGCGCCATCACCGGGAACACCCGCGGGCACCTCCGGGGGTTCCCCGGCCCTGACACCTCCGGCCGACGCCACGGCCCCGGTGCGGCATCCCGACGCCCCGGCTCCCGGAGAGCTGCTCGGCTCGCACTACCAGCACTGTTTCGGCTGCGGCGACCAGCAGCCGCACGGACTGCACCTCCAGGCGCGGGCCGGCGAAGGCGTCAGCCTCACCGCCGAGTTCACCGTCGGCGCGGCCCACCAGGGTGCGCCGGGGCTCGCCCACGGCGGGGTGCTGGCCACCGCGCTCGACGAGACGCTCGGCGCCCTCGGCTGGCTGCTGCGGGTGGTGGCGGTGACCGGGAAGCTGCAGACCGAGTACCTGCGTCCGGTGCCGGTCGGCACGGTGCTGTTCCTGGAGGCCGAGGTCACCGCCGTGCACGGCCGGAAGATCTACTCGACGGCCACCGGCCGGATCGGCGGCCCCGACGGGCGGGTGGCGGTCCGCGCCGACGCCCTGTTCGTCGAGGTCAAGGTCGATCACTTCGTCTCACACGGCCGCCAGGAGGAGATCCGGGCAGCCATGGCCGACCCCGACCAGATCAAGCGCGCACGTGCCTTCGAGGTGAACCCATGA
- the dut gene encoding dUTP diphosphatase encodes MSRPPVDVLIRRTDPQVPLPAYGHPGDAGADLVTTEAAELAPGERAVLPTGVSIALPDGYAAFVHPRSGLAARCGVALVNAPGTVDAGYRGEIKVIVVNLDPRESVRFERFDRIAQLVVQQVEKVRFHEVAELPGSARAEGGFGSTGGHAAVDGAQGGNRYASVVSDREGQ; translated from the coding sequence ATGAGCCGTCCCCCTGTCGATGTGCTGATCCGCAGGACCGATCCGCAGGTGCCGCTCCCCGCTTACGGGCACCCCGGCGACGCCGGGGCGGATCTGGTCACCACCGAGGCCGCCGAGCTGGCGCCCGGTGAGCGTGCCGTGCTCCCGACGGGCGTGTCGATCGCGCTGCCGGACGGCTACGCGGCCTTCGTGCACCCGCGTTCCGGGCTCGCCGCCCGGTGCGGTGTCGCCCTCGTGAATGCCCCGGGGACGGTGGATGCCGGGTACCGTGGAGAGATCAAGGTGATCGTGGTGAATCTGGACCCGCGCGAGAGCGTGCGGTTCGAACGGTTCGACCGGATTGCCCAACTCGTCGTCCAGCAGGTCGAGAAGGTGCGCTTCCACGAGGTGGCGGAGCTTCCCGGTTCCGCGCGGGCCGAGGGGGGCTTCGGGTCCACCGGCGGCCATGCCGCCGTGGACGGCGCACAGGGTGGGAATCGATACGCTTCGGTCGTATCCGACCGGGAAGGACAGTGA
- a CDS encoding DUF3710 domain-containing protein translates to MFGRRKKSGSAEDATDAAGEAGQDVESYDAADADAGAADAEPASRRVNLPPAPRPDGPWDISEVSKADDGRVDLGGIFVPGVEGMELRVEVAGDAIVAATVVVRDSAVQLQAFAAPKKEGIWGEVREEIATGITQQGGIIDEVEGPLGWELRAQVPVQLPDGTGGVQLVRFIGVDGPRWFLRGVISGQGAVQPEAAGLLESVFRDTVVVRGDGPMAPRDPIVLKLPNDAQMVPEGVQQDEQEGSRFSGGMGSLQRGPEITEVR, encoded by the coding sequence GTGTTCGGACGTCGCAAGAAGAGTGGTTCCGCAGAGGACGCGACGGACGCGGCCGGCGAGGCAGGGCAGGACGTCGAGTCGTACGACGCCGCTGACGCCGACGCAGGCGCTGCCGACGCCGAGCCCGCGAGCCGCCGGGTGAACCTTCCTCCGGCCCCGCGGCCCGACGGTCCCTGGGACATCTCCGAGGTCAGCAAGGCCGACGACGGCCGGGTCGACCTGGGCGGCATCTTCGTGCCCGGAGTCGAAGGCATGGAGCTGCGGGTCGAGGTCGCCGGTGACGCGATCGTGGCCGCCACGGTCGTGGTGCGCGACAGCGCCGTACAGCTCCAGGCGTTCGCGGCGCCCAAGAAGGAAGGCATCTGGGGCGAGGTCCGCGAGGAGATCGCCACCGGCATCACCCAGCAGGGCGGCATCATCGACGAGGTCGAGGGCCCGCTGGGCTGGGAGCTGCGCGCGCAGGTCCCCGTACAGCTGCCCGACGGCACCGGAGGCGTCCAGCTGGTGCGCTTCATCGGGGTCGACGGCCCCCGCTGGTTCCTGCGCGGCGTGATCTCCGGGCAGGGCGCCGTGCAGCCCGAGGCCGCGGGCCTGCTGGAGAGCGTCTTCCGGGACACCGTGGTGGTACGTGGCGACGGACCGATGGCGCCCCGTGACCCGATCGTCCTGAAGCTCCCCAACGACGCGCAGATGGTGCCCGAGGGCGTCCAGCAGGACGAGCAGGAGGGCTCCCGGTTCTCCGGCGGCATGGGCTCGCTCCAGCGCGGCCCCGAGATCACCGAAGTGCGCTGA
- the kdpF gene encoding K(+)-transporting ATPase subunit F, translating into MSAETIVGLVVAVALLVYLVLALVRPERF; encoded by the coding sequence GTGAGCGCCGAGACAATCGTCGGCCTCGTCGTCGCCGTCGCCCTCCTGGTGTACCTCGTCCTCGCCCTCGTCCGTCCTGAGAGGTTCTGA
- the kdpA gene encoding potassium-transporting ATPase subunit KdpA, which produces MSPVLAGVLQMIALIVVLGLVYRPLGDYMARVYNSPKHLRVEKWIYRAIGANPATEMRWPAYLRGLLAFSLISVLFLYLMQRVQGSLPGSLGFSSIDPDQAFNTAASFVSNTNWQSYYGEQAMGHVVQTGGLAVQNFLSAAVGMAVAVALIRGFVRSRTGELGNFWADMVRGTVRILIPIAFIGAVVLVACGAVQNFSGIHEVGQFAGGSQQWNGGAVASQEAIKELGTNGGGYFNANSAHPFENPSGISNLLEIFLILVIPFALTRTFGTMVGSVKQGYAILAAMVTIWIGFTALMMWTEFHHGAPAFNIAGGAMEGKETRFGVGGSSLFATTTTLTSTGAVNSFHSSFTGFGGGITLLGMMLGEVAPGGVGSGLYGMLILAIVAVFIAGLMVGRTPEYLGKKIGTREIKFAALYIMITPALALGFTAASMAMTTPKNSMLNSGAHGFSEVLYAFTSGANNNGSAFAGLSSDTQWYNTTIGLAMLLGRFLPIVFILALAGSLGEQKKIPASLGTLRTHKPLFAGLLVATVIVVSGLTYFPALALGPLAEGLAS; this is translated from the coding sequence ATGAGTCCCGTACTCGCCGGGGTGCTCCAGATGATCGCCCTGATCGTGGTACTCGGTCTGGTGTACCGCCCGCTGGGCGACTACATGGCACGGGTGTACAACTCGCCGAAGCATCTGCGCGTCGAGAAGTGGATCTACAGGGCCATCGGCGCCAACCCGGCCACCGAGATGCGCTGGCCCGCCTACCTGCGCGGCCTGCTCGCCTTCTCGCTCATCAGCGTGCTCTTCCTGTACCTGATGCAGCGGGTCCAGGGGAGCCTGCCCGGCTCGCTCGGCTTCTCGTCGATCGACCCCGACCAGGCCTTCAACACGGCGGCGTCCTTCGTCTCCAACACCAACTGGCAGTCGTACTACGGCGAACAGGCCATGGGCCACGTCGTACAGACCGGTGGCCTCGCCGTCCAGAACTTCCTCTCGGCGGCTGTCGGCATGGCCGTCGCCGTCGCCCTCATCCGGGGCTTCGTCCGCTCCCGTACCGGTGAACTGGGCAACTTCTGGGCGGACATGGTGCGCGGCACCGTCCGCATCCTGATCCCGATCGCGTTCATCGGCGCCGTCGTGCTGGTCGCCTGCGGCGCCGTCCAGAACTTCTCCGGGATCCACGAGGTCGGCCAGTTCGCCGGCGGCTCGCAGCAGTGGAACGGCGGCGCGGTCGCCTCCCAGGAGGCCATCAAGGAGCTGGGCACCAACGGCGGCGGTTACTTCAACGCCAACTCGGCCCACCCGTTCGAGAACCCGAGCGGGATCTCGAACCTCCTGGAGATCTTCCTGATCCTGGTCATCCCCTTCGCCCTGACCCGCACCTTCGGCACGATGGTCGGCTCGGTCAAGCAGGGATACGCGATCCTCGCCGCGATGGTGACGATCTGGATCGGTTTCACCGCCCTGATGATGTGGACCGAGTTCCACCACGGCGCGCCCGCCTTCAACATCGCGGGCGGTGCCATGGAGGGCAAGGAGACCCGCTTCGGGGTCGGCGGCTCGTCGCTCTTCGCGACGACCACCACGCTCACGTCGACGGGCGCCGTCAACTCGTTCCACTCGTCCTTCACCGGATTCGGCGGCGGAATCACCCTGCTGGGCATGATGCTGGGCGAAGTGGCGCCGGGCGGTGTCGGCTCCGGGCTCTACGGCATGCTGATCCTCGCGATCGTCGCCGTCTTCATCGCCGGCCTGATGGTCGGCCGTACGCCCGAGTACCTGGGCAAGAAGATCGGCACCCGCGAGATCAAGTTCGCCGCGCTCTACATCATGATCACGCCGGCCCTCGCGCTCGGCTTCACCGCCGCGTCCATGGCGATGACCACGCCGAAGAACTCGATGCTCAACAGCGGCGCGCACGGCTTCTCCGAAGTCCTGTACGCCTTCACGTCCGGTGCCAACAACAACGGCTCGGCCTTCGCCGGACTCAGCTCCGACACCCAGTGGTACAACACCACGATCGGGTTGGCGATGCTGCTCGGCCGGTTCCTGCCGATCGTCTTCATCCTGGCGCTGGCGGGCTCGCTCGGTGAGCAGAAGAAGATCCCGGCGTCGCTGGGCACGCTGCGCACCCACAAGCCGCTGTTCGCGGGGCTGCTCGTCGCCACCGTCATCGTCGTCAGCGGTCTGACCTACTTTCCCGCGCTCGCGCTGGGACCGCTGGCCGAGGGGCTGGCGTCATGA
- the kdpB gene encoding potassium-transporting ATPase subunit KdpB — translation MSTSTPTRAPHSDLPAGHNSQGNRVGGGMFDPKQLLTSFPQAVLKLDPRVMWKSPVMFVVLVGSVLTTVFAFKDPGNWFGWTIAGWLWLTTIFANLAEAVAEGRGKAQADTLRKAKTDTVARRLNGTAEERVPGTELRIGDLVVCEAGDTIPGDGDVVEGVASVDESAITGESAPVIRESGGDRSAVTGGTKVLSDRVVVKITTKPGETFIDRMIKLVEGAARQKTPNEIALNILLASLTIVFLLAVVTLQPFAIYAGSRQTTIVLVALLVCLIPTTIGALLSAIGIAGMDRLVQRNVLAMSGRAVEAAGDVSTLLLDKTGTITLGNRQASEFVPVHGVREDELADAAQLSSLADETPEGRSVVVLAKERYGLRERTRGELTGADWIAFTAQTRMSGVDLEEEGVRRKVRKGASGSVVAWVQERGGQVPDEVRMLTETISQAGGTPLLVAVEDGTGARVLGVVHLKDVVKEGMRERFDELRRMGIKTVMITGDNPLTAKAIADEAGVDDFLAEATPEDKMALIRREQSGGKLVAMTGDGTNDAPALAQADVGVAMNTGTSAAKEAGNMVDLDSNPTKLIEIVEIGKQLLITRGALTTFSIANDVAKYFAILPAMFTVAYPGLDKLNVMDLSSPESAILSAVIFNALVIVALVPLALRGVRYRPTTADKMLRRNLAIYGLGGLISPFIGIKIIDLIISLIPGIG, via the coding sequence ATGTCCACGTCCACTCCGACCCGTGCGCCGCACAGCGACCTACCAGCGGGCCACAACAGCCAGGGCAACCGCGTCGGCGGCGGCATGTTCGACCCCAAACAGCTGCTGACGTCGTTCCCGCAGGCCGTGCTCAAGCTCGACCCGCGCGTCATGTGGAAATCGCCCGTCATGTTCGTGGTCCTCGTCGGATCCGTCCTGACGACCGTGTTCGCCTTCAAGGACCCGGGCAACTGGTTCGGCTGGACCATCGCCGGCTGGCTGTGGCTCACCACGATCTTCGCCAACCTGGCGGAGGCGGTGGCCGAAGGACGCGGCAAGGCGCAGGCGGACACGCTGCGCAAGGCCAAGACCGACACCGTCGCCCGGCGGCTGAACGGCACGGCCGAGGAGCGGGTGCCCGGCACCGAACTGCGCATCGGCGACCTGGTCGTCTGCGAGGCGGGCGACACCATCCCCGGCGACGGTGACGTGGTCGAAGGCGTCGCGTCCGTCGACGAGTCGGCCATCACCGGTGAGTCCGCCCCCGTCATCCGCGAGTCGGGCGGTGACCGCTCGGCCGTCACCGGCGGTACGAAGGTCCTCTCCGACCGGGTCGTCGTGAAGATCACGACCAAGCCCGGCGAGACCTTCATCGACCGGATGATCAAGCTGGTCGAAGGCGCCGCACGGCAGAAGACACCCAACGAGATCGCGCTGAACATCCTGCTCGCCTCGCTGACCATCGTCTTCCTGCTCGCCGTCGTCACCCTCCAGCCGTTCGCCATCTACGCGGGATCGCGGCAGACGACGATCGTGCTGGTCGCCCTGCTGGTCTGTCTGATCCCGACCACCATCGGCGCGCTGCTCTCCGCGATCGGCATCGCCGGCATGGACCGGCTCGTCCAGCGCAACGTGCTGGCGATGTCGGGACGGGCCGTCGAGGCGGCGGGCGACGTGTCGACGCTGCTGCTCGACAAGACCGGCACCATCACCCTCGGCAACCGCCAGGCGTCCGAGTTCGTGCCCGTCCACGGGGTGCGCGAGGACGAACTCGCCGACGCCGCCCAGCTCTCCTCGCTGGCCGACGAGACCCCCGAAGGCCGGTCCGTCGTCGTCCTCGCCAAGGAGCGGTACGGCCTGCGCGAGCGCACCCGGGGCGAGCTGACCGGGGCCGACTGGATCGCCTTCACCGCCCAGACCCGGATGTCGGGCGTCGACCTCGAAGAGGAAGGCGTACGGCGCAAGGTCCGCAAGGGCGCGAGCGGTTCGGTCGTGGCCTGGGTCCAGGAGCGCGGCGGCCAGGTGCCCGACGAGGTGCGGATGCTGACCGAGACCATCTCCCAGGCCGGCGGCACCCCGCTGCTGGTCGCCGTCGAGGACGGCACGGGAGCCAGGGTCCTCGGTGTCGTCCACCTCAAGGACGTCGTCAAGGAAGGCATGCGGGAGCGGTTCGACGAGCTGCGCAGGATGGGCATCAAGACGGTCATGATCACGGGTGACAACCCGCTGACCGCCAAGGCCATCGCGGACGAGGCGGGCGTGGACGACTTCCTCGCCGAGGCCACGCCCGAGGACAAGATGGCGCTCATCAGGCGTGAGCAGAGCGGCGGCAAGCTCGTCGCGATGACGGGTGACGGGACGAACGACGCGCCCGCGCTCGCCCAGGCCGACGTCGGCGTGGCCATGAACACCGGTACCTCGGCAGCCAAGGAGGCCGGGAACATGGTGGACCTGGACTCCAACCCGACCAAGCTGATCGAGATCGTCGAGATCGGCAAGCAGCTGCTCATCACCCGCGGTGCGCTGACCACGTTCTCCATCGCCAACGACGTCGCGAAGTACTTCGCGATCCTCCCGGCGATGTTCACGGTCGCCTACCCGGGCCTCGACAAGCTCAACGTCATGGACCTGTCGTCGCCCGAGTCCGCGATCCTGTCGGCGGTCATCTTCAACGCGCTGGTCATCGTCGCGCTCGTACCGCTCGCCCTGCGCGGTGTGCGCTACCGGCCGACGACCGCCGACAAGATGCTGCGCAGGAACCTCGCGATCTACGGCCTCGGCGGCCTGATCTCGCCGTTCATCGGCATCAAGATCATCGACCTGATCATCTCTCTCATCCCCGGCATCGGGTGA
- a CDS encoding potassium-transporting ATPase subunit C, whose amino-acid sequence MNNSAGSVLRLGWAGLRALIVLSVLCGVIYPLAVMGIGQAAFHNKANGSEIKENGKVVGSSLIGQRYDLPLKKGQETPAPDLKWFQPRPSNGLGENSVNTRYTLILSGATNLAGDSKDLIKQVTDAKAAVIKDNSTPGYTVKPSAVPADAVTSSGSGLDPSISPQYAQLQAHRVAEKNHLTLAQVEKLIDKNTVGRTLGFIGEPQVNVLKLNIALRELAG is encoded by the coding sequence ATGAACAATTCGGCAGGCAGCGTGCTCCGGCTCGGCTGGGCCGGGCTACGCGCCCTCATCGTCCTGAGCGTCCTGTGCGGCGTGATTTACCCGCTTGCGGTAATGGGGATCGGCCAGGCCGCCTTCCACAACAAGGCGAACGGCTCCGAGATCAAGGAGAACGGCAAGGTCGTCGGGTCGTCCCTCATCGGGCAGCGCTACGACCTGCCGCTGAAGAAGGGCCAGGAGACCCCGGCCCCCGACCTCAAGTGGTTCCAGCCGCGCCCGTCCAACGGTCTCGGCGAGAACAGCGTCAACACGCGGTACACGCTGATCCTCTCCGGCGCCACCAACCTGGCGGGCGACAGCAAGGACCTGATCAAGCAGGTCACCGACGCCAAGGCCGCCGTGATCAAGGACAACTCGACCCCGGGCTACACGGTCAAGCCGTCCGCGGTGCCGGCCGACGCCGTCACCTCGTCCGGATCGGGACTCGACCCGTCCATCTCCCCGCAGTACGCGCAGCTCCAGGCGCACCGCGTGGCGGAGAAGAACCACCTCACCCTCGCGCAGGTGGAGAAGCTGATCGACAAGAACACCGTCGGACGCACCCTCGGTTTCATCGGGGAGCCCCAGGTGAACGTCCTGAAGCTGAACATCGCACTGAGGGAGCTGGCGGGCTGA
- a CDS encoding ABC transporter ATP-binding protein: MSESIGVRGAAATLAEEAGGPMVRVEDVHRSYGAGASAVHALRGVSFDIPRGELVALKGRSGSGKTTLLNLVGGLDTPGRGRITVDGTELSTLGEDGLLALRRDRIGFIFQSFGLIPILTAAENVGVPMRLRRTNARERDERVALLLALVGLADHTAQRPGELSGGQQQRVAIARALANRPALLIADEPTGQLDAETGLDVMELLRAVVRSEGVTALVATHDTQLLGLADRVLELSDGHIVEHA; the protein is encoded by the coding sequence ATGAGTGAGAGCATCGGCGTCCGTGGCGCGGCGGCCACCCTGGCGGAAGAGGCCGGCGGCCCCATGGTGCGGGTCGAGGACGTGCACCGCTCGTACGGGGCGGGCGCCTCCGCCGTACACGCCCTGCGCGGTGTCTCCTTCGACATCCCGCGCGGCGAACTCGTCGCCCTGAAGGGCCGGTCGGGCTCCGGCAAGACGACCCTGCTCAATCTGGTCGGCGGCCTCGACACCCCGGGCCGGGGACGGATCACCGTCGACGGCACCGAGCTGTCCACGCTCGGCGAGGACGGGCTGCTCGCGCTGCGCAGGGACCGGATCGGTTTCATCTTCCAGTCCTTCGGACTCATCCCGATCCTGACCGCCGCCGAGAACGTCGGAGTGCCGATGCGGCTGCGCAGGACGAACGCCCGCGAGCGCGACGAGCGGGTGGCGCTGCTGCTCGCCCTGGTCGGTCTCGCCGACCACACCGCCCAGCGGCCAGGCGAGCTGTCGGGCGGCCAGCAGCAGCGGGTGGCCATCGCCCGCGCCCTCGCCAACCGGCCCGCCCTGCTGATCGCCGACGAGCCCACCGGGCAGCTCGACGCGGAGACCGGGCTCGACGTGATGGAGCTGCTGCGCGCCGTCGTACGCAGCGAGGGCGTCACCGCGCTCGTCGCCACCCACGACACACAGCTCCTCGGCCTCGCCGACCGGGTGCTGGAACTCAGCGACGGCCACATCGTCGAACACGCCTAG
- a CDS encoding sensor histidine kinase, producing the protein MGRGKLRIYLGAAPGVGKTYAMLSEAHRRVERGTDCVVAFVEHHDRPRTEVMLRGLEEVSRREIEYRGTVFTEMDVDAVLERRPAVALVDELAHTNVPGSRNHKRWQDIEELLQAGINVVSNLNIQHLESLGDVVESITGVRQRETVPDEVVRRADQIELVDMSPQALRRRMAHGNIYKPEKLDAALSNYFRPGNLTALRELALLWVADRVDEYLQQYRGEHNIRSTWQARERIVVGLTGGPEGRTLIRRAARMAAKGSGSEILAVYIARSDGLTSASPKELALQRTLVEDLGGTFHHVIGEDVPSALLEFARGVNGTQIVLGSSRRKTWQYIFGPGVGATVARDSGTDLDVHIVTHSEVAKGRGLPVARGARFGRSRIIWGWLAGVVAPVLLSLLLSSLADPLGLANDVLLFLFLTVLSALFGGLKPALASAAVSSLLLNFYYTPPTHTLDIAEPKNIVALVVFFAVAVAVASVVDLAARRTHQAARLRAESEILSFLAGSVLRGETTLDALLERVRETFAMDSVALLERSSDVDPWTCAGSVGPKPATRPDDADVDMPVGDHMALALSGRMLPAEDRRVLAAFAAQAAVVLDRQRLVGEAEQARELAEGNRIRTALLAAVSHDLRTPLAGIKAAVSSLRSDDVEWSEEDSAELLAGIENGADRLDHLVGNLLDMSRLQTGTVTPLIREIDLDEVVPMALGGVPEDSVELDIPESLPMVAVDPGLLERAVANIVENAVKYSPDAQPVTVAASALGARVEVRVTDSGPGVPDEAKDRIFEPFQRHGDAPRGAGVGLGLAVARGFVEAMGGTLAAEDTPGGGMTMVLTLRAATGLLPARPELSSRVIS; encoded by the coding sequence ATGGGACGCGGCAAGCTTCGGATCTACCTGGGCGCGGCGCCGGGCGTCGGCAAGACCTACGCGATGCTCTCCGAGGCGCATCGCCGGGTGGAGCGCGGCACCGACTGCGTCGTCGCCTTCGTCGAGCACCACGACCGGCCGCGCACCGAGGTCATGCTGCGCGGCCTCGAAGAGGTGAGCCGCCGCGAGATCGAGTACCGCGGCACCGTATTCACCGAGATGGACGTCGACGCCGTACTGGAACGCCGGCCGGCCGTCGCCCTCGTGGACGAGCTGGCGCACACCAACGTCCCGGGCTCCCGCAACCACAAGCGCTGGCAGGACATCGAGGAGCTCCTCCAGGCCGGCATCAACGTGGTCTCCAACCTGAACATCCAGCACCTGGAGTCCCTCGGCGACGTCGTCGAGTCCATCACCGGGGTGCGGCAGCGCGAGACCGTCCCCGACGAGGTCGTCCGCAGGGCCGACCAGATAGAGCTTGTCGACATGTCGCCCCAGGCGCTGCGCCGCCGGATGGCGCACGGCAACATCTACAAGCCGGAGAAGCTGGACGCGGCGCTGTCCAACTACTTCAGACCCGGCAACCTGACCGCCCTGCGCGAGCTGGCCCTGCTGTGGGTGGCCGACCGCGTGGACGAATACCTCCAGCAGTACCGCGGTGAGCACAACATCCGCTCCACCTGGCAGGCCCGCGAGCGGATCGTCGTCGGCCTCACCGGCGGCCCCGAGGGCCGTACGCTGATCCGCCGCGCCGCCCGGATGGCGGCCAAGGGCTCCGGCAGCGAGATCCTCGCCGTCTACATCGCCCGCAGCGACGGGCTCACCTCGGCCTCGCCCAAGGAACTGGCGCTCCAGCGCACCCTCGTCGAAGACCTCGGCGGCACCTTCCACCACGTCATAGGCGAGGACGTGCCCTCGGCGCTCCTCGAATTCGCCCGCGGCGTGAACGGCACCCAGATCGTCCTCGGATCGAGCCGCCGCAAGACCTGGCAGTACATCTTCGGACCCGGCGTCGGCGCGACGGTCGCCCGCGATTCGGGCACCGACCTCGACGTCCACATCGTCACCCACAGCGAGGTCGCCAAGGGGCGCGGACTGCCGGTGGCGCGCGGCGCGCGGTTCGGCCGCTCCCGGATCATCTGGGGCTGGCTCGCCGGGGTCGTGGCGCCCGTCCTGCTCTCGCTGCTGCTCTCCTCGCTGGCCGACCCCCTCGGGCTCGCCAACGACGTCCTGCTGTTCCTCTTCCTGACCGTGCTGTCCGCGCTGTTCGGCGGACTGAAACCGGCGCTCGCCTCGGCCGCCGTCAGCTCACTGCTGCTGAACTTCTACTACACGCCACCGACCCACACCCTGGACATCGCCGAGCCGAAGAACATCGTCGCGCTCGTGGTCTTCTTCGCCGTCGCCGTGGCCGTCGCCTCCGTAGTGGACCTGGCGGCCCGCAGAACCCACCAGGCGGCCCGGCTGCGCGCCGAGTCGGAGATCCTGTCCTTCCTCGCCGGGAGCGTGCTGCGCGGCGAGACGACCCTCGACGCCCTCCTCGAACGCGTACGCGAGACCTTCGCCATGGACTCGGTGGCCCTGCTGGAGCGCTCCAGCGACGTCGACCCCTGGACCTGCGCGGGCAGTGTCGGCCCCAAGCCCGCGACCCGCCCCGACGACGCCGACGTGGACATGCCCGTGGGCGACCACATGGCGCTGGCCCTGTCCGGCCGGATGCTGCCCGCCGAGGACCGCAGGGTGCTCGCCGCCTTCGCCGCGCAGGCCGCCGTCGTCCTCGACAGGCAGCGCCTCGTCGGCGAGGCCGAGCAGGCGCGCGAGCTGGCCGAGGGCAACCGCATCCGCACCGCGCTGCTCGCCGCCGTCAGCCACGACCTGCGCACCCCGCTCGCCGGGATCAAGGCCGCCGTCTCCTCGCTGCGCTCCGACGACGTCGAGTGGTCCGAGGAGGACAGCGCCGAACTGCTCGCCGGCATCGAGAACGGCGCCGACCGGCTCGACCACCTGGTGGGCAACCTGCTCGACATGTCCCGGCTGCAGACCGGCACCGTCACCCCGCTGATCCGCGAGATCGACCTCGACGAGGTGGTTCCGATGGCGCTCGGCGGCGTGCCGGAGGACAGCGTGGAGCTGGACATCCCCGAGTCGCTGCCCATGGTGGCCGTCGATCCGGGACTGCTGGAGCGCGCCGTCGCCAATATCGTCGAGAACGCCGTCAAGTACAGCCCCGACGCGCAGCCGGTCACCGTGGCGGCCAGCGCGCTCGGCGCCCGGGTCGAGGTACGGGTCACCGACAGCGGCCCCGGCGTGCCCGACGAGGCCAAGGACCGGATATTCGAACCGTTCCAGCGCCACGGCGACGCACCGCGCGGCGCCGGCGTCGGCCTCGGACTCGCGGTCGCCCGCGGCTTCGTCGAGGCGATGGGCGGCACCCTCGCCGCCGAGGACACCCCCGGCGGCGGTATGACCATGGTCCTCACACTCAGAGCGGCGACCGGCCTGCTGCCGGCCCGCCCCGAACTCTCCTCCCGGGTCATCTCGTGA
- a CDS encoding response regulator encodes MTRVLVVDDEPQIVRALVINLKARKYEVDAASDGASALELAAARHPDVVVLDLGLPDMDGVEVIRGLRGWTRVPILVLSARHTSDEKVEALDAGADDYVTKPFGMDELLARLRAAVRRTEPVGGDGDDGVAVVETEGFTVDLAAKKVHRDGRDVRLTPTEWHLLEVLVRNTGRLVSQKQLLQEVWGPSYGTETNYLRVYMAQLRRKLEADPSHPRHFVTEPGMGYRFEH; translated from the coding sequence ATGACCCGGGTGCTCGTGGTCGACGACGAGCCGCAGATCGTACGTGCCCTCGTGATCAACCTGAAGGCGCGCAAGTACGAGGTGGACGCGGCATCCGACGGCGCCTCGGCGCTGGAACTCGCCGCCGCCCGCCATCCCGACGTCGTGGTGCTCGACCTCGGCCTGCCCGACATGGACGGCGTCGAGGTCATCAGGGGACTGCGCGGCTGGACCCGGGTGCCGATCCTGGTGCTCTCCGCCCGGCACACCTCGGACGAGAAGGTCGAGGCGCTGGACGCGGGCGCCGACGACTACGTCACCAAGCCCTTCGGCATGGACGAGCTGCTGGCCCGGCTGCGCGCGGCCGTCCGGCGCACCGAGCCGGTCGGCGGGGACGGCGACGACGGGGTCGCCGTCGTCGAGACGGAGGGCTTCACCGTCGACCTGGCGGCCAAGAAGGTGCACAGGGACGGCCGCGACGTACGGCTCACGCCGACCGAATGGCACCTGCTGGAGGTGCTCGTCCGCAACACCGGCCGGCTCGTCAGCCAGAAACAGCTCCTCCAGGAGGTCTGGGGCCCCTCCTACGGCACGGAGACCAACTATCTGCGGGTCTACATGGCACAGCTGCGCCGCAAGCTGGAGGCGGACCCCTCGCACCCCCGGCACTTCGTCACCGAGCCGGGTATGGGTTACCGCTTCGAGCACTGA